One Mycobacterium kubicae genomic window carries:
- a CDS encoding PPE domain-containing protein, translating to MGFTNVVWESRSTEQLARDLTEGPGPSSVGEAGAAWIRVANEFAKISQDYDQIIERFRVTWQSSTSEAVVRKLETFGKWLQAASLSAAANGRKAEEAAVANTVAILSMPSVSEAIEAKAAQDMMASLSAYNGAILQGSFAEFDEAASAQQTDAAAVMHRYEDAVADLAQPWEQPVAPQVTNSGALKTEKDGKGGGSGGGGGAGGAAPRQLSPMMATPVKSSGESKPLKKVSFASDASGSNGFGRGAGGYAPMAGHRRDEGGRAYESFREAETLEGGGEAGAGLSEAGHSWLPAAQQSDAPFLVSNVSWGPNTALFDDLARPEPQHVDGFAEEPERTLQQVSDRWVSPPVIGADQEVSL from the coding sequence ATGGGATTCACCAATGTGGTGTGGGAATCGCGCAGCACCGAACAGCTGGCGCGGGATTTGACCGAGGGCCCGGGCCCGTCTTCGGTGGGCGAAGCCGGCGCGGCGTGGATTCGAGTCGCCAACGAGTTCGCGAAAATCTCGCAGGATTACGACCAGATCATCGAGCGCTTCCGCGTGACGTGGCAGAGCAGCACGTCAGAAGCCGTGGTGCGCAAACTCGAAACGTTCGGCAAGTGGCTGCAAGCGGCCAGCCTAAGCGCCGCGGCCAACGGGCGTAAGGCCGAAGAGGCGGCCGTGGCCAACACCGTCGCCATCCTGTCCATGCCCAGCGTCTCTGAAGCCATCGAAGCCAAAGCGGCGCAAGACATGATGGCATCGCTGTCGGCCTACAACGGCGCTATCCTGCAAGGCAGCTTCGCTGAATTCGACGAAGCCGCTTCCGCCCAGCAGACGGACGCCGCAGCGGTAATGCACCGCTACGAGGACGCTGTCGCCGATCTGGCGCAACCCTGGGAGCAGCCCGTTGCCCCGCAAGTGACGAACAGTGGAGCACTCAAAACGGAGAAGGACGGCAAAGGCGGCGGCTCAGGTGGCGGCGGAGGTGCCGGAGGTGCTGCGCCGCGCCAACTTTCGCCGATGATGGCGACTCCGGTGAAGTCGAGCGGTGAGTCGAAGCCATTGAAGAAGGTGAGCTTTGCCAGCGACGCCTCGGGCAGCAACGGATTCGGTCGCGGCGCTGGCGGTTATGCACCGATGGCCGGTCATCGGCGCGACGAGGGCGGCCGCGCCTACGAGTCGTTCCGCGAAGCCGAAACGCTGGAGGGCGGCGGTGAAGCGGGTGCCGGGCTGTCAGAAGCCGGCCATTCCTGGTTGCCGGCCGCACAGCAAAGCGATGCGCCTTTCCTGGTGTCGAACGTGAGCTGGGGTCCGAACACAGCGCTCTTCGACGACCTGGCCAGACCTGAACCGCAGCACGTCGACGGCTTCGCCGAAGAACCGGAGCGCACCTTGCAGCAGGTCTCTGATCGTTGGGTCTCGCCGCCGGTGATCGGCGCCGACCAGGAGGTGTCATTGTGA
- a CDS encoding PE domain-containing protein yields the protein MAEHNRLSIRPDEVTEVTRQLDELANRMQRVLETEAPNLNVIASGHDEVSQRVAHTLNEVHGSFTKASDLGANELHEVSATLRSHSGRIAEADLAD from the coding sequence ATGGCTGAACACAACCGCCTGTCAATCCGGCCCGACGAGGTCACCGAGGTCACCAGGCAACTCGACGAACTCGCCAACCGCATGCAGCGCGTGCTGGAAACCGAGGCGCCCAACCTCAACGTGATCGCATCGGGCCACGACGAGGTCTCACAACGGGTCGCCCACACCCTCAACGAGGTGCATGGCTCCTTCACGAAAGCATCCGACTTGGGCGCCAACGAGCTTCACGAGGTGTCGGCCACGTTGCGTTCGCACTCTGGACGCATCGCGGAAGCCGACCTCGCCGACTGA
- a CDS encoding WXG100 family type VII secretion target: MGQVALSPEQAQQTLSNIEEQVRQVKSRQQDMRMRAQEMVESSWHGGQAKRFGEAMQAHDEDLTAVGNELDHVVAEARDKAKQIEQQAL; the protein is encoded by the coding sequence ATGGGTCAAGTTGCCCTGTCACCGGAACAGGCACAACAGACGCTGAGCAACATCGAGGAGCAAGTCCGCCAGGTGAAGTCCCGCCAGCAGGACATGCGGATGCGCGCCCAAGAGATGGTCGAAAGCTCGTGGCACGGGGGGCAGGCCAAGCGCTTCGGCGAGGCCATGCAGGCGCACGATGAGGACCTGACCGCGGTCGGCAATGAACTGGACCACGTCGTCGCGGAGGCTCGGGACAAGGCCAAGCAAATCGAGCAACAGGCACTGTGA
- the eccD gene encoding type VII secretion integral membrane protein EccD, whose translation MTGVSELRRTHVVSPAPEQIRVSVFGGRTQLDIALPLDVPVSGFIADLARLVRSRHTGVDDDASSKDDRRSFWVLSRFDTGTVLRPDQTLREAEITSGELLRLSAERALSPPTLYDDVVDAVGRLNKAAHAAWGAVSARWMAFVAVHLAALAMVYCVVGRAEATNHWVIVGLAGAVVLTLVGGAAMAHRSYRLDDVAAWLGWAAIPLTAGNACTVLAGYGDYGLAAACGAVLVLCLVYDWVIGTGHWAYLASALLFGLVGVAILCRGLHLRADVVFVSLAVFATLLSLLVPRLTARLGRFKTPTVQAEPKRDGWDFDNPFQPTASKKHEDHSGVAMPTAEAVWAKAKSAAITRAALLSGLAAAVAVSVTLLLGGRAPVRWPLFALALACAAVLAIQTRRLDTWFERGAVAVPGLAIVVGTCVLAQRGVNPMPVAALGILLAVAIGAATAGLAQAGGRASGRLATLLAYCEYVAVGSLLPLALWVLGVYQRLGLS comes from the coding sequence GTGACAGGGGTCAGCGAACTTCGCCGCACGCATGTGGTGTCGCCGGCGCCCGAGCAGATTCGGGTGTCGGTGTTCGGCGGCCGGACGCAGTTGGACATCGCGCTGCCGCTGGATGTCCCGGTCTCGGGATTCATCGCGGATCTGGCCCGGCTCGTCCGCTCCCGCCACACCGGCGTTGACGACGACGCGTCGAGCAAGGACGACCGGCGCAGTTTCTGGGTGCTCAGCCGATTCGACACCGGTACTGTCCTGCGGCCGGACCAAACGCTGCGCGAGGCCGAAATAACCAGTGGCGAACTGCTGCGCCTGTCAGCTGAGCGGGCGTTGTCGCCGCCGACCCTGTACGACGACGTGGTCGACGCCGTGGGACGGCTGAACAAGGCGGCACACGCCGCCTGGGGCGCGGTCTCGGCGCGCTGGATGGCATTCGTCGCGGTCCACCTGGCCGCGCTCGCGATGGTGTACTGCGTGGTAGGCCGGGCCGAGGCTACGAACCACTGGGTGATCGTCGGGCTTGCCGGTGCGGTCGTGTTGACGCTTGTCGGCGGTGCTGCGATGGCCCACCGGTCGTATCGGCTTGACGACGTCGCCGCGTGGCTGGGATGGGCGGCGATCCCGCTTACCGCCGGGAACGCGTGCACGGTCCTCGCGGGCTACGGCGACTACGGCCTGGCCGCCGCGTGCGGTGCGGTGTTGGTGCTGTGTCTCGTCTACGACTGGGTGATCGGAACTGGACACTGGGCGTATCTAGCCAGCGCGCTGCTGTTCGGTCTGGTAGGGGTCGCGATCCTGTGCCGTGGGTTGCACCTGCGCGCCGACGTGGTATTCGTGAGCCTGGCGGTGTTCGCGACGTTGCTCTCGCTCCTGGTACCGAGACTGACCGCTCGGCTCGGGCGATTCAAGACACCGACCGTCCAGGCTGAACCCAAGCGCGACGGTTGGGATTTCGATAATCCGTTCCAGCCAACGGCGAGCAAGAAACACGAAGACCATTCGGGCGTGGCGATGCCGACCGCGGAAGCCGTTTGGGCCAAGGCGAAGTCGGCGGCCATTACGCGGGCAGCCCTGTTGTCCGGGTTGGCCGCAGCCGTGGCGGTCAGTGTCACGCTGCTCCTCGGTGGTCGCGCTCCCGTGCGGTGGCCGCTGTTCGCCCTGGCGTTGGCCTGCGCCGCCGTCTTGGCGATCCAAACCAGGAGGCTCGACACCTGGTTTGAGCGTGGCGCGGTGGCGGTGCCGGGCCTCGCGATTGTGGTGGGCACTTGCGTGCTGGCTCAGCGCGGGGTCAACCCGATGCCGGTGGCTGCCCTGGGAATCCTGCTCGCCGTCGCGATTGGCGCTGCGACGGCGGGGTTGGCTCAAGCTGGAGGTCGGGCGTCTGGGCGCCTGGCGACGCTGCTTGCCTACTGCGAGTACGTGGCCGTCGGGTCGCTGCTACCGCTGGCACTGTGGGTCCTCGGCGTGTACCAGCGACTGGGCCTGTCATGA
- a CDS encoding ESX secretion-associated protein EspG produces MTSALTMDYTLTDDELQIIGMRVGIQDFPVVLGVRPRYGTVDALTTAFDRATRSLVSRGLITDGAIEPELVPLLHALHRPHRELAMRLVTPDGMARVTIVRRGDLEVVARRLGNDITLRVLDGPADLSAVTRALLGELPRAQAVQFAPVPAPLEAVGSYLVGTHDAAQMADRIRALGAEPRTAMTLGAALAARVAFAEIVYYALLSDEDRITRQPAAVGVFYTKHGRIVGAPSVSPSGQLWTTLKPGSDHALGQAVNQLVELSAERWERR; encoded by the coding sequence GTGACCTCCGCTCTGACAATGGATTACACGCTGACCGACGACGAGCTTCAGATCATCGGAATGCGCGTCGGCATCCAAGACTTCCCCGTGGTGCTGGGTGTGAGACCCCGGTACGGCACCGTCGACGCGCTCACGACGGCATTTGACCGGGCTACCCGTAGCTTGGTTTCGCGAGGTCTGATCACCGACGGCGCGATCGAACCCGAGCTGGTACCGCTACTGCACGCGTTGCACCGTCCGCACCGAGAGCTGGCCATGCGGCTGGTCACGCCGGACGGGATGGCCCGGGTGACGATCGTGCGCCGCGGTGACCTCGAGGTGGTCGCGCGGCGACTGGGCAATGACATAACGCTGCGGGTGCTCGATGGCCCCGCAGATCTCAGCGCGGTCACCCGTGCGTTGCTCGGTGAACTGCCGCGGGCCCAAGCTGTGCAGTTCGCTCCAGTACCCGCGCCGTTGGAAGCGGTCGGCAGCTACCTGGTCGGTACCCATGATGCGGCCCAAATGGCCGATCGGATAAGGGCTTTGGGCGCCGAGCCGCGAACAGCGATGACGCTGGGTGCGGCGCTGGCAGCCCGCGTCGCCTTCGCCGAGATCGTTTACTACGCGCTGTTGAGCGACGAGGACCGCATCACGCGGCAGCCCGCCGCGGTCGGGGTGTTCTACACCAAGCACGGCCGCATTGTGGGCGCGCCCAGTGTCTCACCCAGCGGGCAGCTGTGGACCACGCTGAAGCCCGGCTCAGACCATGCCCTGGGCCAAGCGGTCAATCAGCTCGTCGAGTTATCCGCGGAACGATGGGAGAGGCGCTAA
- the mycP gene encoding type VII secretion-associated serine protease mycosin codes for MNGGRRVAALLAAFLLGVMFSPAQAGAIGPPVVEPGPPPNGPLGPIEPTDLKAICGVPTGVLPQSDFTLQTSAEAMLGYPNAWRFSRGAGQKVAVIDTGVNRNPRLPALEGGGDYVSNTDGLQDCDAHGTLVAGIIAGAPSQADGFAGVAPEASILSIRQNSTVYGVKEGGSVQNNDPNATSPGYGNTLTLAYAITRAVGMGATVINLSEVACSPVGAGLDDAQLGRAVRYAFEHNVVVVAAAGNFNNQGLCKTQNAMPDPNMPLRSGWESVRTIASPAWFNDYVLTVGALTAAGEPADFSLHGPWVGVAAPGERITSLDSNGPGLINAVMSQQGLAPINGTSFAAPFVSGVVALIRSRFPELTAGQVMDLIKRTAHTPGAGPNEATGYGVIDPVAALTYRLPPADQVSNPDAGARIAGRPHVDPRSQRARIIVLSTTAGAIALAGVAGAFSVARRRREARTSDAAEADLLQDSTGN; via the coding sequence ATGAACGGTGGCCGACGGGTTGCTGCGTTACTGGCTGCATTCCTGTTGGGGGTGATGTTCTCGCCAGCTCAAGCCGGGGCGATTGGGCCACCGGTCGTTGAACCCGGTCCTCCGCCGAACGGGCCGCTGGGCCCCATCGAGCCGACCGATCTCAAGGCGATCTGTGGTGTTCCGACCGGGGTGTTACCGCAAAGCGATTTCACTTTGCAGACGAGCGCCGAAGCGATGCTCGGTTACCCGAATGCGTGGCGGTTCTCGCGGGGAGCCGGACAAAAAGTCGCGGTCATCGACACCGGCGTCAACCGCAACCCCCGGCTTCCGGCGTTGGAAGGCGGCGGTGACTACGTGTCGAACACCGACGGTCTGCAGGACTGCGACGCCCACGGAACGTTGGTTGCCGGCATCATCGCCGGCGCGCCCAGCCAGGCCGACGGTTTCGCTGGCGTAGCGCCGGAGGCGTCCATTCTCTCGATCCGACAGAACAGCACCGTGTACGGCGTCAAAGAGGGCGGCTCGGTACAGAACAACGACCCCAATGCGACGTCGCCGGGATACGGCAACACCCTGACGCTGGCGTACGCGATCACTCGCGCGGTCGGCATGGGCGCCACCGTGATCAACCTATCCGAGGTGGCATGCAGCCCGGTCGGGGCCGGACTCGACGATGCGCAACTGGGGCGGGCGGTTCGCTACGCCTTCGAACACAACGTCGTGGTGGTGGCCGCGGCGGGAAACTTCAACAACCAGGGGCTGTGCAAGACACAGAACGCCATGCCTGACCCGAACATGCCGCTGCGAAGCGGTTGGGAGTCGGTACGGACCATCGCCAGCCCCGCCTGGTTCAACGACTACGTATTGACCGTCGGCGCGCTGACGGCCGCCGGAGAGCCCGCCGACTTCAGCCTGCACGGACCGTGGGTCGGCGTCGCCGCGCCTGGGGAGCGCATCACCTCACTCGATTCGAACGGTCCTGGCCTGATCAACGCCGTCATGAGCCAACAGGGGCTGGCGCCCATCAACGGCACCAGCTTTGCCGCCCCCTTCGTATCCGGCGTGGTGGCCCTGATCCGATCCCGATTCCCCGAGTTGACCGCCGGTCAGGTGATGGATCTGATCAAGCGGACCGCCCACACGCCGGGCGCGGGACCCAACGAAGCGACCGGATATGGCGTAATCGACCCGGTCGCCGCCCTGACCTACCGCCTACCGCCGGCCGACCAGGTGTCCAACCCCGATGCCGGAGCCCGGATCGCCGGACGTCCGCATGTCGATCCGCGCAGCCAGCGCGCCCGCATCATCGTGCTCTCGACCACCGCCGGTGCCATCGCGCTGGCGGGCGTGGCGGGGGCATTTTCGGTGGCCAGACGACGACGGGAGGCCCGTACGTCCGATGCCGCTGAGGCCGACCTGCTGCAGGATTCGACTGGAAATTAA
- a CDS encoding WXG100 family type VII secretion target: MANSSDILYNFAENHDGLDHIQRVVTDIQTIAEDVRKVFQGISDLWEGATPEALQAAHLRINQKLEDFLHAIQATGASASDQQDEMQALDSSLAGGF; encoded by the coding sequence ATGGCTAATAGCAGCGACATCCTGTACAACTTCGCCGAAAACCACGATGGCCTGGACCACATTCAGCGAGTCGTCACTGACATCCAGACGATCGCCGAAGACGTTCGTAAGGTCTTCCAGGGAATTTCGGATCTGTGGGAAGGCGCGACGCCCGAAGCTCTTCAGGCGGCTCACCTCCGAATCAACCAGAAACTCGAGGACTTCCTGCACGCCATTCAGGCCACTGGCGCAAGCGCCAGCGACCAGCAAGACGAAATGCAGGCACTGGACTCCAGTCTCGCGGGCGGTTTCTGA
- a CDS encoding AAA family ATPase codes for MDRVEPPVEAEPGPVLTPEPEWRFEEAEAIAEVASPVEAEPNLASTPEPEWQVESPVTELAADQEVSADDLPVDRVEPPVEVEAGPELTPEAEWRFEEAEAIAEVASPVEAEPSLGSLLEPEWQVDPPVTELGAEEHHSPDVEAPAQAESTVEPEWRFEEPETPAEVESPGAATVEPEPLTEPSPPGWLAEPVEIPEPSREADPGSLEPPAQDAALPEPAPAGELDEIEMRAAALLEQMAARRARASAEPMEQPSEVASNDNEAAAAWTSDSPADADELASESTEWISESPAEAVETPSVPHSEDLESPPEPAIDQPVEASSEPGKDPSPPTEVEPPREERSKGATARRPALPPWQMAGPMVTAQFEHVGSEEPVAPYAPPPPPAPAPPPQESPAAQAMPPHAPNYGPPSQPPARPRPGALPPLPPPLPPTAFPPPPWWPAPGRRVAPQAQQQPPAMRTDQQARPHPTPPQPPAGGPPPTYQPFRVPPPIEEAEIANPDRFAPPSGWRRAVHKATSGHVNPGASRKERRQEHLLAEIRQPIVGDFRIAVLSIKGGVGKTTTTFGLGSALATVRHDRVIAVDANPDRGTLGERVGDYSTRSTVRDLLSDPNINRYADVRNHTLMATSRLEVLASEQDPAVSEIFGADDYRRTVDILRHFYNIILTDCGTGIMHSAMSAILDLAHTIVLVSSPAIDAARSASATLDWLMQHGHSGLVREAHVVLSASRPGSAALKLDKVYDHFQTRCRSIHLIPFDPHLAEGADVDFGRLNPATRQAYLELAGSVAQNFGRLRPREQS; via the coding sequence GTGGACCGGGTCGAGCCCCCGGTCGAGGCGGAGCCCGGCCCCGTGTTGACGCCCGAGCCGGAGTGGCGGTTCGAGGAGGCGGAGGCCATTGCGGAGGTTGCCTCGCCGGTCGAGGCCGAGCCGAACCTCGCGTCGACGCCCGAGCCGGAGTGGCAGGTCGAGTCACCGGTTACGGAACTAGCTGCCGACCAAGAGGTTTCGGCGGATGATTTGCCAGTGGACCGGGTCGAGCCCCCGGTCGAGGTGGAGGCTGGCCCTGAATTGACGCCCGAGGCGGAGTGGCGGTTCGAGGAGGCGGAGGCCATTGCGGAGGTTGCCTCACCGGTGGAGGCCGAGCCGAGCCTCGGGTCGCTGCTCGAGCCGGAGTGGCAGGTCGACCCACCGGTTACGGAACTAGGTGCAGAAGAGCACCATTCGCCGGATGTTGAGGCGCCCGCTCAGGCGGAGTCCACGGTCGAGCCGGAATGGCGGTTCGAGGAGCCGGAGACACCCGCCGAGGTTGAGTCACCCGGTGCGGCGACGGTCGAGCCTGAGCCGCTAACCGAACCGTCGCCTCCGGGATGGTTGGCCGAGCCCGTAGAAATTCCGGAGCCGTCGCGCGAGGCGGACCCGGGATCATTAGAGCCACCCGCGCAGGACGCAGCGCTACCCGAACCCGCGCCGGCGGGCGAGCTTGACGAAATCGAGATGCGGGCTGCCGCCCTTCTCGAGCAGATGGCGGCTAGACGGGCTCGGGCATCGGCGGAACCGATGGAGCAACCGTCCGAGGTTGCGAGCAACGACAATGAGGCTGCGGCCGCGTGGACGTCGGATAGTCCTGCCGACGCTGACGAGCTGGCGAGTGAGTCCACCGAGTGGATCTCGGAGAGTCCAGCCGAAGCCGTTGAGACACCGTCGGTTCCACATTCGGAAGATCTGGAGTCACCGCCCGAGCCGGCGATTGATCAACCTGTCGAGGCGTCCTCGGAACCGGGCAAAGATCCGTCACCGCCTACGGAGGTCGAGCCCCCACGTGAGGAGCGCTCCAAGGGGGCGACCGCCCGTCGTCCAGCCCTTCCGCCCTGGCAGATGGCGGGTCCAATGGTCACCGCGCAGTTCGAGCATGTCGGTTCGGAAGAGCCGGTCGCGCCGTACGCGCCGCCACCGCCGCCCGCACCAGCACCGCCACCGCAGGAATCGCCGGCGGCGCAAGCGATGCCGCCGCACGCGCCGAATTACGGACCGCCCAGCCAACCGCCCGCCCGGCCGCGTCCGGGCGCGCTGCCGCCGTTGCCACCACCGTTGCCGCCCACTGCCTTCCCGCCTCCGCCTTGGTGGCCGGCGCCCGGTCGGCGGGTCGCGCCGCAAGCGCAGCAGCAGCCACCTGCAATGCGCACCGACCAGCAGGCGCGCCCCCACCCGACACCACCGCAGCCGCCCGCCGGCGGACCGCCCCCGACGTACCAGCCCTTCCGGGTGCCGCCGCCAATTGAGGAAGCCGAGATCGCCAATCCCGATCGGTTCGCGCCGCCGTCGGGCTGGCGTCGTGCGGTGCACAAAGCGACGTCGGGGCATGTGAACCCCGGCGCCTCGCGCAAGGAACGTCGGCAGGAACATCTGCTCGCCGAGATCCGGCAGCCGATCGTCGGTGACTTCCGTATCGCGGTGCTGTCCATCAAGGGCGGTGTCGGAAAGACAACCACCACTTTTGGTTTGGGCTCGGCCTTGGCGACCGTCCGGCACGACCGGGTGATCGCAGTCGATGCCAACCCCGACCGCGGCACGTTGGGGGAGCGGGTCGGTGACTACTCGACTCGTTCGACCGTCCGTGACCTGCTCTCAGATCCGAATATCAACCGCTACGCCGACGTCCGCAATCACACGCTGATGGCGACCAGTCGTCTGGAAGTGCTTGCCAGCGAACAGGATCCGGCTGTATCGGAGATCTTCGGCGCGGATGACTACCGGCGTACGGTGGACATCTTGCGGCATTTCTACAACATCATCCTGACCGACTGCGGCACCGGGATCATGCATTCGGCGATGTCGGCCATCCTGGATCTGGCGCACACGATCGTGCTGGTGAGTTCCCCGGCCATCGACGCCGCGCGCAGCGCCTCGGCAACGTTGGACTGGCTGATGCAGCACGGGCATTCGGGCTTGGTGCGGGAAGCGCATGTGGTGCTCAGCGCCTCTCGTCCGGGATCGGCCGCGCTCAAGCTGGACAAGGTTTACGACCACTTCCAGACTCGCTGTCGCTCAATCCATTTGATCCCTTTTGACCCTCACCTTGCCGAGGGCGCCGACGTGGATTTCGGCCGGCTCAATCCCGCGACGAGGCAGGCCTACCTGGAACTCGCCGGCTCCGTGGCGCAGAATTTCGGACGGCTGCGTCCGCGCGAACAGTCCTGA